A genomic stretch from Oncorhynchus gorbuscha isolate QuinsamMale2020 ecotype Even-year linkage group LG20, OgorEven_v1.0, whole genome shotgun sequence includes:
- the LOC124007294 gene encoding pre-mRNA 3'-end-processing factor FIP1-like isoform X3, giving the protein MGEAKGTEGEEEEDSDSDDEDDVKVTIGNIKTGAPSYMGTGMNLSLKPARCYASAAAIKLQPKGIDIETLGAFNGAPVVEVEMDIFEDKPWRKPGADLSDYFNYGFNEETWKGYCERQRRLQLGLEPSAPLSFENKITVQQGRATTLEKDTEPSSIKPDYKPDFPPASVLALAANRLKAGPPPNRKLGGTIDVIGGQTGAIRRVEGRRREMQEQNPIQVLGDHGNKVQPLVPPAGPPLPLPMGMPPPHFLHPPPPVSGMPPPLHPPGMPPPSITGLFLPPLAPPPTLMMPPVDSSRAPLPFGYNSGESSFISYPPVSSSHMPWGSVLEKGGEDRGRGHWEYQGSHRERDRDQERGHTPTTSEYNEDDRYHYYSHDRESEREFEHSYLHVHDSSGGLSREREEHQRDRRHRDKEESGKHKSSKRKQHDDEGEGHRRHKHKKSKRSKEDKDVPEDMLGRGEEHKD; this is encoded by the exons ATGGGG GAAGCCAAAGGTACtgaaggtgaagaggaggaggacagtgaCAGTGATGACGAGGATGACGTCAAGGTCACCATTGGTAACATCAAAACTGGTGCACCTTCCTACAT GGGAACGGGCATGAACCTGAGCTTGAAACCAGCTCGTTGCTATGCCTCAGCAGCAGCCA TTAAGCTGCAGCCCAAAGGGATAGATATAGAGACACTAGGGGCCTTCAATGGTGCACCAGTTGTGGAGGTGGAAATGGACATCTTTGAGGACAAACCATGGAGAAAGCCAG GTGCCGACCTCTCAGACTACTTCAACTATGGTTTTAATGAGGAAACGTGGAAGGGATACTGTGAGAGACAGCGCAGACTACAGCTTGGCCTGGAGCCCAGTGCTCCTCTCAGTTTTGAAAACAAGATAACA GTTCAACAGGGAAGGGCAACCACTTTAGAAAAGGATACAGAACCGTCTTCCATCAAGCCTGATTACAAGCCAGACTTTCCCCCTGCTTCAGTCCTGGCCCTCGCTGCCAACAGACTGAAGGCAGGACCCCCACCTAACAG GAAATTGGGTGGAACTATTGATGTGATTGGTGGACAGACAGGAGCCATTCGCCGGGTTGAAGGCCGAAGGAGGGAAATGCAGGAACAGAATCCTATCCAG GTGCTCGGAGACCATGGTAACAAGGTACAACCCTTGGTTCCACCAGCaggacctcctcttcctcttccaatGGGTATGCCCCCACCACACTTCCTGCATCCTCCTCCACCAGTATCTGGTATGCCCCCACCTCTTCACCCCCCAG GTATGCCCCCACCTTCCATTACAG GCCTGTTTCTACCTCCCCTTGCTCCTCCCCCTACCTTGATGATGCCACCTGTGGATAG CAGTAGAGCCCCTCTTCCTTTTGGATACAACAGTGGAG AGTCAAGCTTCATTAGCTACCCTCCAGTCTCATCATCGCACATGCCTTGGGGCTCTGTGCTGGAGAAGGGGGGGGAAGACAGAGGACGAGGGCATTGGGAGTACCAAGGAAgtcatagagaaagagacagagatcaaGAGAGAGGTCATACTCCAACCACCAGCGAATATAA TGAGGATGACCGTTACCACTACTACAGCCATGAtcgagagagtgagcgagaatTTGAGCACAGTTACCTTCATGTTCACGACAGCAGCGGTGGGCttagcagggagagggaggagcatcAGCGAGACAGACGCCATCGTGACAAGGAGGAGAGTGGTAAACACAAGTCTTCCAAACG CAAGCAGCATGATGATGAGGGGGAGGGGCATCGCAGACACAAGCACAAGAAAAGCAAACGCAGCAAAGAGGACAAGGATGTCCCAGAGGATATGTTGGGGCGTGGGGAAGAGCACAAGGACTGA
- the LOC124007294 gene encoding pre-mRNA 3'-end-processing factor FIP1-like isoform X2 — MATELTISESAVRLSEPHQVEDEEHWLYGGENTKKQNAPEGLPGPGDSLQLTSMGNTEEKDAASQEAKGTEGEEEEDSDSDDEDDVKVTIGNIKTGAPSYMGTGMNLSLKPARCYASAAAIKLQPKGIDIETLGAFNGAPVVEVEMDIFEDKPWRKPGADLSDYFNYGFNEETWKGYCERQRRLQLGLEPSAPLSFENKITVQQGRATTLEKDTEPSSIKPDYKPDFPPASVLALAANRLKAGPPPNRKLGGTIDVIGGQTGAIRRVEGRRREMQEQNPIQVLGDHGNKVQPLVPPAGPPLPLPMGMPPPHFLHPPPPVSGMPPPLHPPGMPPPSITGLFLPPLAPPPTLMMPPVDSRAPLPFGYNSGESSFISYPPVSSSHMPWGSVLEKGGEDRGRGHWEYQGSHRERDRDQERGHTPTTSEYNEDDRYHYYSHDRESEREFEHSYLHVHDSSGGLSREREEHQRDRRHRDKEESGKHKSSKRKQHDDEGEGHRRHKHKKSKRSKEDKDVPEDMLGRGEEHKD; from the exons ATGGCTACTGAGTTGACCATTTCAGAATCAGCAGTCCGGTTGAGTGAGCCCCATCAGGTTGAAGACGAAGAGCATTGGCTGTATGGGG GGGAAAACACCAAGAAACAAAATGCCCCCGAGGGTTTGCCTGG GCCTGGTGACTCCCTTCAGCTGACTTCAATGGGCAATACCGAAGAGAAGGATGCTGCATCACAG GAAGCCAAAGGTACtgaaggtgaagaggaggaggacagtgaCAGTGATGACGAGGATGACGTCAAGGTCACCATTGGTAACATCAAAACTGGTGCACCTTCCTACAT GGGAACGGGCATGAACCTGAGCTTGAAACCAGCTCGTTGCTATGCCTCAGCAGCAGCCA TTAAGCTGCAGCCCAAAGGGATAGATATAGAGACACTAGGGGCCTTCAATGGTGCACCAGTTGTGGAGGTGGAAATGGACATCTTTGAGGACAAACCATGGAGAAAGCCAG GTGCCGACCTCTCAGACTACTTCAACTATGGTTTTAATGAGGAAACGTGGAAGGGATACTGTGAGAGACAGCGCAGACTACAGCTTGGCCTGGAGCCCAGTGCTCCTCTCAGTTTTGAAAACAAGATAACA GTTCAACAGGGAAGGGCAACCACTTTAGAAAAGGATACAGAACCGTCTTCCATCAAGCCTGATTACAAGCCAGACTTTCCCCCTGCTTCAGTCCTGGCCCTCGCTGCCAACAGACTGAAGGCAGGACCCCCACCTAACAG GAAATTGGGTGGAACTATTGATGTGATTGGTGGACAGACAGGAGCCATTCGCCGGGTTGAAGGCCGAAGGAGGGAAATGCAGGAACAGAATCCTATCCAG GTGCTCGGAGACCATGGTAACAAGGTACAACCCTTGGTTCCACCAGCaggacctcctcttcctcttccaatGGGTATGCCCCCACCACACTTCCTGCATCCTCCTCCACCAGTATCTGGTATGCCCCCACCTCTTCACCCCCCAG GTATGCCCCCACCTTCCATTACAG GCCTGTTTCTACCTCCCCTTGCTCCTCCCCCTACCTTGATGATGCCACCTGTGGATAG TAGAGCCCCTCTTCCTTTTGGATACAACAGTGGAG AGTCAAGCTTCATTAGCTACCCTCCAGTCTCATCATCGCACATGCCTTGGGGCTCTGTGCTGGAGAAGGGGGGGGAAGACAGAGGACGAGGGCATTGGGAGTACCAAGGAAgtcatagagaaagagacagagatcaaGAGAGAGGTCATACTCCAACCACCAGCGAATATAA TGAGGATGACCGTTACCACTACTACAGCCATGAtcgagagagtgagcgagaatTTGAGCACAGTTACCTTCATGTTCACGACAGCAGCGGTGGGCttagcagggagagggaggagcatcAGCGAGACAGACGCCATCGTGACAAGGAGGAGAGTGGTAAACACAAGTCTTCCAAACG CAAGCAGCATGATGATGAGGGGGAGGGGCATCGCAGACACAAGCACAAGAAAAGCAAACGCAGCAAAGAGGACAAGGATGTCCCAGAGGATATGTTGGGGCGTGGGGAAGAGCACAAGGACTGA
- the LOC124007294 gene encoding pre-mRNA 3'-end-processing factor FIP1-like isoform X1, which produces MATELTISESAVRLSEPHQVEDEEHWLYGGENTKKQNAPEGLPGPGDSLQLTSMGNTEEKDAASQEAKGTEGEEEEDSDSDDEDDVKVTIGNIKTGAPSYMGTGMNLSLKPARCYASAAAIKLQPKGIDIETLGAFNGAPVVEVEMDIFEDKPWRKPGADLSDYFNYGFNEETWKGYCERQRRLQLGLEPSAPLSFENKITVQQGRATTLEKDTEPSSIKPDYKPDFPPASVLALAANRLKAGPPPNRKLGGTIDVIGGQTGAIRRVEGRRREMQEQNPIQVLGDHGNKVQPLVPPAGPPLPLPMGMPPPHFLHPPPPVSGMPPPLHPPGMPPPSITGLFLPPLAPPPTLMMPPVDSSRAPLPFGYNSGESSFISYPPVSSSHMPWGSVLEKGGEDRGRGHWEYQGSHRERDRDQERGHTPTTSEYNEDDRYHYYSHDRESEREFEHSYLHVHDSSGGLSREREEHQRDRRHRDKEESGKHKSSKRKQHDDEGEGHRRHKHKKSKRSKEDKDVPEDMLGRGEEHKD; this is translated from the exons ATGGCTACTGAGTTGACCATTTCAGAATCAGCAGTCCGGTTGAGTGAGCCCCATCAGGTTGAAGACGAAGAGCATTGGCTGTATGGGG GGGAAAACACCAAGAAACAAAATGCCCCCGAGGGTTTGCCTGG GCCTGGTGACTCCCTTCAGCTGACTTCAATGGGCAATACCGAAGAGAAGGATGCTGCATCACAG GAAGCCAAAGGTACtgaaggtgaagaggaggaggacagtgaCAGTGATGACGAGGATGACGTCAAGGTCACCATTGGTAACATCAAAACTGGTGCACCTTCCTACAT GGGAACGGGCATGAACCTGAGCTTGAAACCAGCTCGTTGCTATGCCTCAGCAGCAGCCA TTAAGCTGCAGCCCAAAGGGATAGATATAGAGACACTAGGGGCCTTCAATGGTGCACCAGTTGTGGAGGTGGAAATGGACATCTTTGAGGACAAACCATGGAGAAAGCCAG GTGCCGACCTCTCAGACTACTTCAACTATGGTTTTAATGAGGAAACGTGGAAGGGATACTGTGAGAGACAGCGCAGACTACAGCTTGGCCTGGAGCCCAGTGCTCCTCTCAGTTTTGAAAACAAGATAACA GTTCAACAGGGAAGGGCAACCACTTTAGAAAAGGATACAGAACCGTCTTCCATCAAGCCTGATTACAAGCCAGACTTTCCCCCTGCTTCAGTCCTGGCCCTCGCTGCCAACAGACTGAAGGCAGGACCCCCACCTAACAG GAAATTGGGTGGAACTATTGATGTGATTGGTGGACAGACAGGAGCCATTCGCCGGGTTGAAGGCCGAAGGAGGGAAATGCAGGAACAGAATCCTATCCAG GTGCTCGGAGACCATGGTAACAAGGTACAACCCTTGGTTCCACCAGCaggacctcctcttcctcttccaatGGGTATGCCCCCACCACACTTCCTGCATCCTCCTCCACCAGTATCTGGTATGCCCCCACCTCTTCACCCCCCAG GTATGCCCCCACCTTCCATTACAG GCCTGTTTCTACCTCCCCTTGCTCCTCCCCCTACCTTGATGATGCCACCTGTGGATAG CAGTAGAGCCCCTCTTCCTTTTGGATACAACAGTGGAG AGTCAAGCTTCATTAGCTACCCTCCAGTCTCATCATCGCACATGCCTTGGGGCTCTGTGCTGGAGAAGGGGGGGGAAGACAGAGGACGAGGGCATTGGGAGTACCAAGGAAgtcatagagaaagagacagagatcaaGAGAGAGGTCATACTCCAACCACCAGCGAATATAA TGAGGATGACCGTTACCACTACTACAGCCATGAtcgagagagtgagcgagaatTTGAGCACAGTTACCTTCATGTTCACGACAGCAGCGGTGGGCttagcagggagagggaggagcatcAGCGAGACAGACGCCATCGTGACAAGGAGGAGAGTGGTAAACACAAGTCTTCCAAACG CAAGCAGCATGATGATGAGGGGGAGGGGCATCGCAGACACAAGCACAAGAAAAGCAAACGCAGCAAAGAGGACAAGGATGTCCCAGAGGATATGTTGGGGCGTGGGGAAGAGCACAAGGACTGA